From the genome of Homalodisca vitripennis isolate AUS2020 chromosome 8, UT_GWSS_2.1, whole genome shotgun sequence, one region includes:
- the LOC124367138 gene encoding gustatory receptor for bitter taste 66a-like — protein MICKLVNRDLDSSVREELEIFLLQLSNHNVRFSALGFFKINNETLTVIGGAVTTDLVLLIQFETATFHQD, from the exons ATGATCTGCAAGCTGGTAAACAGGGATCTGGACTCAAGCGTAAGGGAAGAG CTAGAAATATTTTTGCTGCAGCTGTCCAATCACAATGTCAGATTCTCCGCTCTCGGATTTTTTAAGATCAACAATGAGACTCTAACAGTA ATTGGAGGAGCAGTAACTACCGACCTGGTTCTACTGATCCAGTTTGAGACTGCCACTTTCCACCAGGACTGA
- the LOC124368189 gene encoding mucin-13-like codes for MECLSSSLDVPNQLPSTSQPNPGTSQHNSDTSQQNPGTSQDKPDTSHQNPGTSQQNPDTSQQNPDTSQQNPGTSQQNPGSYQQDPGTSQHNPGISQQNPQNPSTTQLDLGNLQQDTGSVEHTFCVRTIRVIRGKNGYCRTKKPRNSFIKDPSYEH; via the coding sequence ATGGAGTGTCTAAGTTCTTCACTTGATGTTCCTAATCAACTTCCTAGTACATCACAGCCGAACCCTGGTACATCACAGCATAACTCTGATACATCACAGCAGAACCCTGGAACATCACAGGACAAACCTGATACATCACATCAGAACCCTGGAACATCACAGCAGAACCCTGATACATCACAGCAGAACCCTGATACATCACAGCAGAACCCTGGAACATCACAGCAGAACCCTGGTTCATATCAGCAGGATCCTGGTACATCGCAGCACAACCCTGGTATTTCGCAGCAGAATCCGCAGAACCCTTCTACCACACAACTGGACCTTGGAAATTTACAACAGGATACAGGTAGTGTTGAACATACTTTTTGTGTTAGAACCATTAGAGTTATTAGAGGAAAAAATGGTTATTGTCGTACCAAAAAACCCAGGAACAGCTTCATCAAGGACCCGAGCTATGAACATTGA